The Thermodesulfovibrionia bacterium genome contains a region encoding:
- the rplT gene encoding 50S ribosomal protein L20 — MPRAKGGFKTNRRRNKVLKMAKGYYGARSRLFRVATQAVDRALLNSYKDRRLKKRDFRSLWIVRINAAVRALGSTYGQFMNSLKKLNVQMDRKVLADMAYHDPNSFSQLVEMTKKAE; from the coding sequence ATGCCAAGAGCAAAAGGTGGTTTTAAAACTAACAGAAGAAGAAATAAAGTGCTCAAGATGGCCAAAGGCTATTACGGGGCAAGAAGCCGTCTGTTCAGGGTGGCGACGCAGGCCGTTGACAGGGCTTTGCTGAACTCATATAAAGACAGGAGGCTCAAGAAGCGGGATTTCAGGTCTTTGTGGATAGTACGAATAAATGCTGCAGTCAGGGCTTTGGGATCTACTTACGGCCAGTTTATGAACAGCCTCAAGAAGCTTAATGTTCAGATGGACAGAAAAGTTCTTGCGGATATGGCCTATCACGACCCGAATTCTTTTTCCCAGCTTGTTGAGATGACAAAAAAAGCTGAATGA
- a CDS encoding Fur family transcriptional regulator: MQKYRCLGIKLTPQRIAILDYLRDNTSHPSAEDIYKIVLKNFPTMSFATVYNSLEAMKKSNCINELNIDPAKKRYDPNMSPHHHLICKNCNLIHDVHKDFDLSLPASMKMGFELSGNHIEFYGLCEKCRA; this comes from the coding sequence ATGCAAAAGTATAGATGTTTAGGCATTAAGTTGACTCCGCAGAGGATTGCTATTCTGGATTATCTTAGAGATAATACCAGCCATCCTTCAGCTGAAGATATATATAAAATAGTCTTGAAAAATTTCCCTACCATGTCTTTTGCTACTGTTTACAACTCTCTTGAGGCCATGAAGAAGAGTAATTGCATTAATGAACTGAATATCGACCCAGCAAAGAAGAGATATGACCCTAATATGTCACCGCATCATCATTTGATATGTAAAAACTGTAATCTGATCCATGATGTCCACAAGGATTTTGACCTGTCACTGCCTGCTTCAATGAAGATGGGCTTTGAACTCAGCGGCAATCATATTGAGTTTTACGGATTGTGTGAGAAGTGCCGGGCTTAA
- the rpmI gene encoding 50S ribosomal protein L35: MPKIKTHRGAAKRFRKTGTGKFKRNKAFASHMMTCKNAKTKKKLRQGCMVHDANLDAVRKMLPY; this comes from the coding sequence TTGCCAAAAATAAAGACACACAGAGGGGCTGCAAAAAGATTCAGAAAGACAGGCACAGGCAAGTTTAAGAGAAATAAGGCGTTTGCCAGTCATATGATGACATGCAAAAATGCCAAGACAAAGAAGAAGCTGAGACAGGGATGTATGGTTCATGATGCCAACCTTGACGCTGTTAGAAAGATGTTGCCTTACTAA
- the infC gene encoding translation initiation factor IF-3, which produces MIAGNKITRKGADTKGLRINRRIRARELMVIDSDGTQLGLLSVNEAMKIAIDQDLDLVEVSPNTNPPVCKILDYGKYLYQLNKKHTKQKTITLKEIKVRPQTSEHDLEFKIKNARKFIEEGNKVKVSMMFRGREIVYASKFSTNIFDQVCSALADIAIIEMRAKMEGRRMMLVLSPK; this is translated from the coding sequence ATGATCGCAGGTAATAAAATAACCAGAAAGGGCGCTGACACAAAAGGCTTGAGGATCAACAGGCGGATTCGTGCAAGAGAACTGATGGTGATTGACAGCGACGGGACGCAGCTCGGTCTTTTAAGTGTTAACGAGGCGATGAAGATCGCGATTGATCAGGACCTTGACCTTGTTGAGGTTTCACCAAACACAAATCCGCCGGTATGCAAGATTCTTGACTATGGCAAGTATCTCTACCAGTTGAATAAAAAGCATACAAAACAGAAGACGATCACATTAAAAGAGATCAAGGTCAGGCCTCAGACAAGCGAGCACGACCTTGAATTTAAGATAAAGAACGCCAGGAAGTTCATTGAAGAAGGGAACAAGGTCAAAGTATCAATGATGTTCAGGGGCAGAGAGATAGTTTATGCATCCAAGTTTTCAACGAACATATTTGACCAGGTATGTTCAGCTCTGGCTGATATTGCAATTATTGAAATGAGAGCAAAGATGGAAGGGCGACGCATGATGCTGGTTCTTTCCCCTAAATAA
- a CDS encoding 6-carboxyhexanoate--CoA ligase — protein sequence MSSSPYYSIRMRASKQGSHISGAEGLYIKEDIDKVVKKYSARALSHERGRPDEICISIDKVKCDVETIPSLPLCTMNSLNSHSAKDAAAVILSSSGISENAVVTAFNMLTSGEVKAGAFLLDKEGRHLMDNGKSVRASRMGITNTAFRSLSARLGRLGINNATVREALILASKVQHHPGIIAELCISDDPGYTTGYVTAAGYGYIRLPHIKKKGADHGGRVFFVDGVKTKELILYLQSMPVIINKIMRCRGIVTISDILSNH from the coding sequence ATGTCCAGCAGTCCATATTACAGCATAAGGATGAGAGCGTCAAAGCAGGGGAGTCATATCTCAGGCGCTGAGGGATTATATATAAAAGAGGATATTGATAAGGTTGTAAAGAAATATTCTGCAAGGGCATTATCTCATGAAAGAGGCCGGCCGGATGAAATCTGTATCAGCATTGATAAGGTCAAGTGTGACGTTGAAACTATTCCTTCCCTGCCTCTTTGCACAATGAATTCTTTAAACTCCCATTCCGCAAAAGATGCAGCCGCTGTTATTCTGTCATCATCTGGTATATCTGAAAATGCAGTTGTAACAGCCTTTAACATGCTGACCTCAGGGGAAGTCAAAGCAGGCGCGTTCCTTCTTGATAAAGAAGGCAGACATTTGATGGATAACGGTAAAAGCGTAAGGGCAAGCCGGATGGGCATAACCAATACCGCATTCAGGTCTCTATCAGCAAGGCTCGGCAGGCTCGGTATAAACAACGCTACTGTCAGGGAGGCGCTTATACTGGCGAGCAAGGTTCAGCATCATCCCGGGATAATAGCAGAGTTATGTATCTCTGATGACCCAGGCTACACAACCGGATATGTTACTGCCGCAGGCTATGGATATATTCGACTGCCCCACATCAAAAAGAAAGGAGCAGATCATGGCGGCCGGGTCTTCTTTGTTGACGGTGTCAAAACTAAAGAACTGATTTTATATTTGCAAAGCATGCCTGTTATAATAAATAAAATAATGCGCTGCAGGGGGATCGTCACAATAAGTGATATCCTGAGCAATCATTAA
- the bioB gene encoding biotin synthase BioB encodes MPLTLLKKRDSNSGIDKEIALLLSQLSGDSVYELMELSNMARVKNIGNTIDLCSIVNAKSGGCSEDCHFCAQSVHNNTGVDQYPLFTKKQLLESAIAAKRLGVKRFCIVTSGKRPSDKELDEICYFVYELRTLGLLPCATLGLLDITALRRLKEAGLHRYHHNLETSEEFFNEICTTHTYWDKIRTIQAAKTLKLSVCSGGIFGLGETWEDRIDMAFALKDLDVDCVPINFLTPVSGTPLGDINPMTPAEALKIIAIYRLILPDRSIRVCGGRDKTLKDLQSFIFTAGADGLLLGNYLTTSGRNPDDDIRMIKDLGLKI; translated from the coding sequence ATGCCTCTAACATTGCTGAAAAAAAGAGACTCCAACAGCGGTATTGACAAAGAGATAGCCCTTCTTTTATCTCAGTTAAGCGGAGACTCTGTTTATGAACTAATGGAGCTGTCAAATATGGCTCGTGTCAAAAATATAGGAAACACTATTGATCTCTGTTCAATTGTCAATGCCAAGTCCGGCGGATGTTCTGAGGATTGCCACTTCTGCGCGCAGTCAGTACATAACAATACAGGAGTTGATCAGTACCCTCTATTTACTAAAAAGCAGCTGCTTGAGTCAGCCATCGCTGCCAAGAGGCTTGGCGTCAAACGCTTCTGCATCGTAACAAGCGGCAAGAGGCCCTCTGACAAAGAGCTTGATGAGATATGCTACTTTGTTTATGAATTAAGAACCCTTGGGCTTCTGCCTTGCGCCACTCTCGGTCTCCTGGATATCACAGCACTGAGAAGATTGAAAGAGGCAGGGCTTCACAGATACCATCATAATCTTGAGACCTCCGAAGAGTTCTTCAATGAGATCTGTACCACTCATACATATTGGGATAAGATAAGGACCATACAGGCTGCAAAGACGCTCAAGCTGTCTGTATGCAGCGGCGGCATCTTCGGCCTTGGAGAAACATGGGAGGACAGGATAGATATGGCTTTCGCACTGAAAGACCTTGATGTTGACTGTGTCCCTATAAACTTCCTTACGCCTGTATCAGGAACGCCGCTTGGCGATATTAATCCGATGACTCCGGCAGAGGCATTAAAGATAATAGCAATATACAGGCTTATACTGCCTGACCGCAGTATAAGAGTATGCGGAGGCAGAGACAAGACGCTGAAAGATCTCCAGTCATTTATATTTACCGCAGGAGCTGACGGACTCCTGCTTGGGAATTATCTGACAACATCAGGAAGAAACCCTGATGATGACATCCGCATGATCAAGGACCTCGGGCTCAAAATCTAA
- the pheS gene encoding phenylalanine--tRNA ligase subunit alpha gives MTSETGSIKNLAIKEIEKADTLNALQTLKIKYLGKKGILTEKLKAISSVPSDERREYGRVINETKNELEELFSKLENSFSTIELNRKLNSERIDVTIPGNYIPFGHLHPITQVLDHIVNIFVTLGFTVEEGPEIELDYYNFEALNMPKDHPARDMQDTFYVSDDVVLRTHTSSVQVRIMEKNAPPLRVIAPGKVYRCDSDVSHIPMFHQLEGFMVDKNIRMSDLKGVLELFIHRVFGPNTKVRLRPSFFPFTEPSAEIDISCVMCKGKGCNVCSSTGWIEILGAGMINPKVYEKAGYDPNKYTGFAFGMGIERVAMLKYSIDDVRLFPENDKRFLEQF, from the coding sequence ATGACAAGTGAAACAGGTTCCATAAAGAATCTTGCCATAAAAGAAATAGAAAAAGCCGATACCCTGAATGCCCTCCAGACCCTGAAGATAAAATATCTGGGAAAGAAGGGCATACTCACCGAAAAATTAAAAGCTATCAGTTCAGTCCCCAGTGATGAGAGACGCGAATACGGACGCGTCATCAATGAAACCAAGAATGAACTGGAAGAACTCTTCAGCAAGCTTGAAAACTCATTCAGCACAATAGAACTCAACAGAAAGCTGAATAGTGAACGGATCGATGTAACCATCCCAGGCAATTATATCCCGTTTGGCCATCTTCACCCGATCACCCAGGTTCTTGATCATATTGTAAATATATTCGTCACGCTCGGCTTCACTGTTGAGGAAGGGCCTGAGATAGAGCTGGATTATTACAATTTCGAAGCACTGAATATGCCGAAGGATCATCCTGCCAGGGATATGCAGGATACATTTTATGTCAGCGATGATGTTGTATTGCGAACCCATACATCATCTGTACAGGTTCGCATAATGGAAAAGAATGCTCCTCCGCTTCGGGTAATCGCACCCGGGAAGGTCTACAGGTGCGATTCTGACGTAAGCCACATCCCCATGTTTCATCAGCTTGAAGGATTCATGGTAGACAAGAATATCCGGATGAGCGATCTCAAGGGAGTGCTTGAACTATTCATTCATCGGGTATTCGGACCCAATACAAAGGTCAGGCTTAGGCCGAGCTTCTTCCCTTTTACAGAGCCGAGCGCTGAGATAGATATCTCATGTGTAATGTGTAAAGGAAAAGGATGCAATGTATGCAGCAGCACCGGATGGATTGAGATACTTGGCGCAGGGATGATCAATCCGAAGGTTTATGAAAAGGCAGGTTATGACCCGAACAAATACACAGGTTTTGCCTTCGGAATGGGGATAGAGCGCGTTGCAATGCTCAAGTACAGCATTGATGATGTCCGCCTCTTCCCTGAGAATGATAAAAGGTTTTTAGAACAATTTTAA
- a CDS encoding acylphosphatase yields MKKSAVRVHIKGLVQGVFFRAATKETADKLGLEGWVRNLPDGSVEAIFEGEHDSVKKAVQWCHDGPPGARVSDVDEKWTEYAGEFDEFKIWYGY; encoded by the coding sequence GTGAAAAAAAGTGCGGTAAGGGTTCATATCAAAGGTTTAGTTCAGGGTGTTTTTTTTCGTGCAGCTACAAAAGAGACTGCTGACAAACTTGGTTTGGAAGGATGGGTCAGGAACCTTCCGGATGGAAGCGTTGAAGCGATCTTTGAGGGTGAGCATGATAGTGTTAAAAAGGCGGTGCAGTGGTGTCATGATGGGCCGCCCGGAGCCAGGGTATCTGATGTTGATGAGAAATGGACTGAATATGCCGGTGAGTTTGATGAATTCAAGATATGGTATGGATATTAG
- a CDS encoding rubredoxin gives MAKPEEMWQCQQLNCGYIYNPDKGDRKGGIPKDTKFEDLPDDWKCPSCGAGKHMFKPLA, from the coding sequence ATGGCTAAACCTGAAGAGATGTGGCAGTGCCAGCAGCTTAATTGCGGATACATATATAATCCGGACAAAGGCGACAGAAAAGGCGGTATCCCTAAAGACACAAAGTTCGAGGATCTGCCTGATGATTGGAAGTGCCCGTCGTGCGGAGCAGGCAAGCATATGTTCAAGCCTCTCGCATAG